In one Betaproteobacteria bacterium genomic region, the following are encoded:
- a CDS encoding VWA domain-containing protein, translating into SFVVERSGGRQPDAAVYRRRVPAQRDISVILLADLSTSIMQLVPKGGGRLVDRVRAGILLFAESLEVVGDGYSIGGFCSKYRENVTWYPIKEFGEGLTAEVRETVGGLSGRLATRMGAAIRHAVTRFEGVESRRRLLLILSDGHPEDYDDGGDRRYLHEDTRMAVKEAVAAGVHPFCVTVDALGQEYLPQIFGKGHYLVLDRIDRLPAKLPEIYLRLRQ; encoded by the coding sequence GAGCTTCGTCGTGGAACGAAGCGGCGGGCGGCAGCCGGACGCGGCGGTCTACCGGCGTCGGGTGCCGGCGCAGCGGGACATTTCCGTCATCCTGCTCGCGGATCTTTCAACGTCGATCATGCAGCTGGTACCGAAGGGCGGCGGCCGTCTCGTCGATCGCGTGCGCGCCGGCATCCTGCTCTTCGCCGAGAGTCTGGAGGTGGTGGGCGATGGCTACAGCATCGGCGGCTTCTGCTCGAAGTATCGCGAGAACGTGACGTGGTATCCGATCAAGGAGTTCGGCGAGGGGCTCACGGCGGAAGTGCGCGAGACGGTGGGCGGGCTCTCGGGGCGGCTCGCCACCCGCATGGGGGCCGCCATTCGGCACGCCGTCACCCGATTCGAGGGGGTGGAGAGCCGGCGGCGCCTGCTGCTCATCCTGTCGGACGGGCACCCGGAAGACTACGACGACGGCGGCGACCGCCGTTACCTGCACGAGGACACGCGCATGGCGGTGAAGGAGGCCGTGGCGGCCGGCGTGCATCCCTTCTGCGTCACCGTCGATGCGCTCGGGCAGGAGTACCTGCCGCAGATCTTCGGCAAGGGTCACTACCTCGTGCTGGACCGCATCGACCGGCTGCCGGCGAAGCTGCCGGAGATCTACCTGCGGCTGCGACAGTGA